A portion of the Macaca mulatta isolate MMU2019108-1 chromosome 4, T2T-MMU8v2.0, whole genome shotgun sequence genome contains these proteins:
- the MAMU-DQA1 gene encoding major histocompatibility complex, class II, DQ alpha 1 isoform X1 yields the protein MMILNKALLLGALALTTVMSPCGGEDIVADHVASYGVNMYQSYGPSGQYTHEFDGDEEFYVDLERKETVWQLPLFSKFRSFDPQGALRNLAVGKHNLNILIKRSNSTAATNEVPEVTVFSKSPVTLGHPNTLICLVDNIFPPVVNITWLSNGRSVTEGVSETSFLSKSDHSFFKISYLTFLPSADEIYDCKVEHWGLDEPLLKHWEPEIPAPMSELTETVVCALGLSMGLVGIVVGTVLIIRGLRSVGASRHQGPL from the exons ATGATGATCCTAAACAAAGCTCTGTTGCTGGGGGCCCTCGCTCTGACCACCGTGATGAGCCCCTGTGGAGGTGAAGACATAGTGG CTGACCACGTTGCGTCTTACGGTGTAAACATGTACCAGTCTTACGGTCCCTCTGGCCAGTACACCCATGAATTTGATGGAGACGAGGAGTTCTATGTGGACCTGGAGAGGAAGGAGACCGTCTGGCAGTTGCCTCTGTTCAGCAAATTTAGAAGTTTTGACCCGCAGGGTGCACTGAGAAACTTGGCTGTGGGAAAACACAACTTGAACATCCTGATTAAACGCTCCAACTCTACCGCTGCTACCAATG AGGTTCCTGAGGTCACAGTGTTTTCCAAGTCTCCCGTGACACTGGGTCACCCCAACACCCTCATCTGTCTTGTGGACAACATCTTTCCTCCTGTGGTGAACATCACATGGTTGAGCAATGGGCGCTCAGTCACAGAAGGGGTTTCTGAGACCAGCTTCCTCTCCAAGAGTGATCATTCCTTCTTCAAGATCAGTTACCTCACCTTCCTCCCTTCTGCTGATGAGATTTATGACTGCAAGGTGGAGCACTGGGGCCTGGACGAGCCTCTTCTGAAACACTGGG AGCCGGAGATTCCAGCACCCATGTCAGAGCTCACAGAAACTGTGGTCTGCGCCCTGGGGTTGTCTATGGGCCTCGTGGGCATTGTGGTGGGGACCGTCTTGATCATCCGAGGCCTGCGTTCAGTTGGTGCCTCCAGACACCAAGGGCCCTTGTGA
- the MAMU-DQA1 gene encoding major histocompatibility complex, class II, DQ alpha 1 isoform X2 encodes MMILNKALLLGALALTTVMSPCGADHVASYGVNMYQSYGPSGQYTHEFDGDEEFYVDLERKETVWQLPLFSKFRSFDPQGALRNLAVGKHNLNILIKRSNSTAATNEVPEVTVFSKSPVTLGHPNTLICLVDNIFPPVVNITWLSNGRSVTEGVSETSFLSKSDHSFFKISYLTFLPSADEIYDCKVEHWGLDEPLLKHWEPEIPAPMSELTETVVCALGLSMGLVGIVVGTVLIIRGLRSVGASRHQGPL; translated from the exons ATGATGATCCTAAACAAAGCTCTGTTGCTGGGGGCCCTCGCTCTGACCACCGTGATGAGCCCCTGTGGAG CTGACCACGTTGCGTCTTACGGTGTAAACATGTACCAGTCTTACGGTCCCTCTGGCCAGTACACCCATGAATTTGATGGAGACGAGGAGTTCTATGTGGACCTGGAGAGGAAGGAGACCGTCTGGCAGTTGCCTCTGTTCAGCAAATTTAGAAGTTTTGACCCGCAGGGTGCACTGAGAAACTTGGCTGTGGGAAAACACAACTTGAACATCCTGATTAAACGCTCCAACTCTACCGCTGCTACCAATG AGGTTCCTGAGGTCACAGTGTTTTCCAAGTCTCCCGTGACACTGGGTCACCCCAACACCCTCATCTGTCTTGTGGACAACATCTTTCCTCCTGTGGTGAACATCACATGGTTGAGCAATGGGCGCTCAGTCACAGAAGGGGTTTCTGAGACCAGCTTCCTCTCCAAGAGTGATCATTCCTTCTTCAAGATCAGTTACCTCACCTTCCTCCCTTCTGCTGATGAGATTTATGACTGCAAGGTGGAGCACTGGGGCCTGGACGAGCCTCTTCTGAAACACTGGG AGCCGGAGATTCCAGCACCCATGTCAGAGCTCACAGAAACTGTGGTCTGCGCCCTGGGGTTGTCTATGGGCCTCGTGGGCATTGTGGTGGGGACCGTCTTGATCATCCGAGGCCTGCGTTCAGTTGGTGCCTCCAGACACCAAGGGCCCTTGTGA